Genomic DNA from Paucilactobacillus hokkaidonensis JCM 18461:
TTGTGATTCAAAAGTATCTAAAATAGCCGCTAATTGGTTCAAATTATGTCCTCTAATAGCTGCTGTAGCCTTTCTACTTAACGGGTTTTGTAGACCGATGGTCTGCTCGAATTTTCGAATAAAGTGATACCGATCAATTACATACTCAACTTTTTTTGCCCCAGGAACTAATTCGCGCATACTGATGGGATCATATCCAGGACCGGCATCACTTGCTAAAAACACTACCATTTCGCTTAATTTATAATGTGCTTCCAGATAATCACAAACTTGTTTTCGTGCTTTTAAATGATTAGTTTCAACAAATTCACGCTTATTTACTGGACCAGCATTAGTGGATTCGTATACCTTATAATGATGCACAGAAACCCGTTGCTTACCACGTTCTCGGACTTCAAAAGCATCTCCTTCAATTACTAAATTATCCACTTTTTTACGATGAACAATTTCTTTATCAAGTGTTTCTTCCTCGACAGCAACGATGTCGGCCATCTCTCTAACGATTTTGTCGACTGCCCATGCACTAATATCAGTCTGACTGGCAAGGTTAATCATATCCGCTGTGTTTCTCATGGTAGTCATTTGACCAATCTTACTAACAACACTTTTGAAATATGGTGAAAACCTTTTTCGCGACGCAAGTTTTAAATGTGTATCCAGTGGAAAATAATTGGTTCCATCTGTCTTCCTATAGCATCTACGTTCAAATGAAACAGCACCAAACATAAAATTGATTGTTCGTGGTTGTCGGTTAATAAAGGTATGGTCACTTGGAATCTGAGAAACTAACGTTTCGTCTAGTTGAATTAAGTATTTAGATACAATTTCTTGAAACATTTCCCGCAAACAACGAATAACTTGTTCCTCCAAATCAAATAAACTATCTAAATTATTCAATGAATCAATAAAATCTGCTAAAATAAACATGAAAGACCTGCATCCTTTCTTTTAATCTTCGTCGATTAAAAGGCTACAGGTCTTTTCTTATATATTCAATCTAAAATGAATATTCCTAGAAATATGTTGACCATCTAGGAAAACCTTACACTAACTGTTGGCGTTTTCCCATTACAAATGCTGTGATGGGGACAGTTAAAATCACGCCTACAAAAGAAACCAATACCATAATAAGTTCTGCAACAAATATTTTGTTGTTCATTATTTCGCCAAAAGAATAGTGCAGCCCGGAAAACCAAATAAACAGTGCTAAGAAACCACCGAAGAAGCCAAAAAACAAGGTATTAAAAGTGGTGCCAATAATTTTCTTACCAACTGAAATACCATTATTAAATAATTCTTTAGCCGTCGTTTTGGGATGCTGCTGAATAATTTCATCCAGTCCAGCAGCAATTGCCATTGCCGCTTCTGCGATTGCTCCCAAAGTGCTTAGCACAGTCGTTGTGACAGCAATTTTCAAAAAGTTAATACCAATTAAAATTGACATTCCCTCTAAATCGTCAGAATCTTCTTCACCAAATCCTTGTACCATCGCTAGATGTTCGACCGGAATAATCAATAATACTAATATAACCAGCACTATTAAAGAAGCATAAAACGCAGTCTGCGATGTCAGCAAATCATCTTCACCCATAAAAATCGTGATTGCCAATATTATGACACCTGTGATGAGCGTCACAGCTAAGGGGGGCAAATGAAATGCCATCAAAATGACAGCCATAAATAAAAAGCCAAAGTTTAAAATCAAGCTTAAAAAGGCCTTCCATCCCTGCTTACCTCCAACTAACACCATCAATATTAATAAAACTAATCCAAGCGCTGAAATTGTACTCATGCCTTCACTCGCTTCCCTAATAGTAATCCTGCTAACCCACTGGCAACTGGAATAGCTAATACTATGCCAATACCGCTAATTAGGCTCTGAACAGTTCCTAAACTCATGTTCATTGCAAATGTATAGCCCCATGAATTACCATTTTTAATATAAAGCAAAGTTGATGTAAACGTATCGGCCATAAAAATCATAAATAAAACGTTCACTAACGGTCCCATAATCGTTTGTCCGACTTTACGACCAGATAAAAACAATTTTGTGGATGAAATATCAGGATCTAAGCTTTTTAACTCGAACAAAGTCGCCACAATATCAGTTGACTCATCCATAACCGCCCCTAATGACCCTAGCAACGTCTCAGCTAAAAATAACGGCCGTGGTACTTGTGTCACATATTGCATGGACTCATAATACATTCCACGCTCCTTTGTCCAGCTAAAAACAGCCAAACTAATGAGCATGGCAACGCTTGTCCCAAGAATTGTGGCCCCCAGAGTAGCTAACATTTGTCTGGTAGGTCCTAAAACCAATAGTAAGGTCATAATGGCAAACACGAACGACAATACACCAAAAATCAGCATAATGTGATTTCCCTGCAAACTTAAGTCAATCTGAATAGCAATAAAAAAGACAACCCCGTTCAACAGAACACTTAAAAAGGCCAATGACCCTTGCTTGCGCATAATTAGCAGTAACAGTGCCAAGACAAGCCAGAATAGAAAGGCCAAGACATCATCACGTTTGTAATCTTTGATAGTCCCGGACAATTGATGATGTTTGTTTTGCTGTAAATTAACAAAAATTTGATCACCTTTTCTATACTGTTGATCCAGTCCACCAGAATCTGAAAATTGATTAGTCAGTTTAAACTCACGATTTTTAAATTTTCCGTTTAAAAGTTTAACTTCTAACGTTTGATTGGTCAGATGATCAACGTTGTCAAAATTATCTTTTTGTTTTTGCTTAGCTCCATTATTAACTGTTATCACTTGTGCCAGTGGTTGTCTGTAAAACGTCTGGTTATGTGTCACAAATACCATCATTAAAATTCCAAGTATTACTAAACCAACTGCCAGCCAAATAGTATGTTTATTTTTTTGAACCAACTTTATTCAACCCCACTCTAAAATACTGTGGCTATTGTACCGCAAATAGTGTCAGCATGGCCGTTAAGAATGTTTAAAATAAAAAAGAGCCGAGAAAAATATTATTCTCAGCTCTCACCTTATTTAGTACCAAATAATCGGTCACCGGCATCCCCAAGGCCTGGGATGATATAACCGTCTTCATTTAATTTTTCATCTAACGAAGCGGTATAAATGTCAACATCTGGATACTTTGTTTGTAATGCTTTAACCCCTTCAGGAGCAGCTACTAAACAAACAAACTTAATATTTGTAGCACCACGCTTTTTCAATGCATCAATTGCCATAATGGCAGAACCACCAGTAGCAAGCATTGGATCTACTACTAGTAATTGGCGTTGATCAATATCAGACGGCAATTTAACAAAATACTCGTGTGGTTTAAGAGTTGTCTCGTCACGATACATGCCGATATGACCCACTTTAGCAGCAGGAATTAATTCTAATATTCCATCAACCATTCCTAGTCCAGCTCGTAGAATAGGAATGATTGCCACTTTTTTGCCAGCCAGTTGTTTTTTAACAGTTGTAGCCATTGGCGTTTCAACCGTTACATCTTCTAATGGCATATCCCGTGAAACCTCATAGGCCATTAATGTCGAAATTTCATTGACCGTTTCACGAAAGATTTTAGTTCCAATTTTCTTATCTCGAATTAACGTTAATTTGTGCTGAATCAGTGGATGATCAAGTACTTCAAATTTGCCCATGACAAACAAACACTCCTTTTTTATTTCTTATCTATTGTACCAAACAATTCTCCTAAAAAATGAGTTTTAAATAATTTTTATTTGATTGGATGAGTATTTGTTAGTTCATGCACTTGTTTTGCTACCGCTTTAAGCTCTTGTTCGTCTTGACCATGCTCAATCACCTGTAAAATTAACCGAGCGACTTTCTTAGAATCGTCAGTATTAAAACCACGACTGGTTATTGCGGGTGTTCCAATTCGAAGGCCACTTGTAATAAATGGACTTAGTGGTTCATTTGGAATTGATTCTTTGTTGGCGGTGATATTAACACTATCAAGTAAATTTTGTAACTGTTTGCCATTCAGATCGGTATCTGAAATATCAATCGTCATCAAATGATTATCAGTCCCACCGGAGACCACATGGACGTGCTTGCTTTCATTAAATACCTCAGCCATGGCTTTTGCATTTTCAATGACTTGCTTACTATATTCAGTAAACTCTGGTTGCAAATCTTCATAAAACGCCTGGGCTTTTCCAGCAATTACGTGTTCTAATGGGCCACCTTGCGTCCCCGGAAAAACAGCCGAATTAACTTTTTTGGCATATTTAGTTTGGCTCAAAATAAGCCCCCCACGAGGCCCACGAAGTGTTTTATGGGTTGTGGTTGTCACTACATCAGCAATCCCGACAGGGCTTGGATGCAATCCAGTTGCTACCAGGCCTGCAATGTGGGCCATGTCAACCATCAAGTAGGCTCCAACTTCGTCGGCAATGCTTCGAAATTTTTGCCAATCAATTATGCGGCTGTACGCAGATGCACCAGCCACAATTATTTGTGGTTTGACCTCTTTAGCCTGCTTTAAAATGGCAGCATAATCCAACATTTGTGTTTCACTATTTAAGCCATAGCCTTCCGTGCGATAAAACTTTCCACTGAAATTAACCGGAGAGCCATGGGTTAAATGACCGCCAGCATCCAATCCCATTCCTAAAATAGTATCACCAGGTTTGATAAATGCTTGGTACACGGCCATGTTAGCCTGTGAACCAGAATGTGGCTGAACATTGGCATACTCTGCGTTAAACAATTCTTTTGCGTGATCAATGGCCAGTTGCTCAACCTGGTCAATAAACTGACAGCCGCCATAGTAACGTTTACCAGGATAACCTTCAGCGTACTTATTAGTTAAAACTGAACCCTGAGCCGCTTGAACCGCATCGGATACAATGTTTTCGGACGCAATTAATTCAATTGTATCTGCTTGCCTGTTTTCTTCACTTTTAATTGATTGCCAAAGTACTGGATCCTTTTTGCCATAGTTCATTTTGACCACTCCTTAAATTGCGCTGGTAACTAGCTTCAAACCGCTTCATCCGGTTTTAATTCCTAATATTATTCTATCTAATTTAATCACAGAAACAAGCACTAATCTTGCTCTACTTCAAAATGTTCCCCGCCGGCCGATTTATTCACCCGATTCATATAGGCAGTACCCAAACCGTTAGCTGCAAATGTTTGTGCCAAAATAACTTTGATAGTTTCCATATCATCGAATTGCCGTAATCCGGCAAATAGGTTTGCACTCGCTTCTTGTACCCCAGTGCCCAAGGAATAGCTCGTTATGTTTGCACCTAGATTAAATTCATGTATTAATTGCGTTTCAGCTAACACACCAACTGCAAACGACTGTTTATTAGCCCATTTAATTGCAGCCTCCCAATCTCCTTGATCTACCAAATAAACCTGTGCTTTAGGAGCATAATGCTTATACTTCATCCCCGGTGCTTTGGGGGTTTCATCTTTACCAACTTTGTGATGATTGGTTTCGATTAACCCAATCACATTTTCAATCTGTTCTTTAGTTACTGCTCCAGGACGTAATATTACTGGTTCATCCGTTGACATGTCCAAAACAGTTGATTCAACCCCAACCCGTGTTGGCCCATCATCTAAAATACCAGCAATTTTACCGTTTAAGTCATGATAAACATGGTTAGCAGTTGTCGGACTAGGTTTTCCCGAAGTATTGGCAGAAGGACCAACTAAGGGCTTGCCAGATATATTAATTAAATTTAGGGTTGCCTGATTATCTGGAAAGCGAAACGCAGCTGTCTCTAATCCACCCGTCACGGTTTTTGAAAAAGCGTTCGGCTTTAATTTAAAAATCATCGTCAATGATCCCGGCCAAAATTGCTTCATCAACCTATAGGCCGCGTCCGAAATAAACGCAGCATATTTTTCTACCGTTTCAATTGATGCAACGTGCACTATTAATGGATTGTCACTAGGACGCCCTTTAGCTGCATAGACTTTTTTAACAGCTTGTTCATTAGTTGCATCTGCACCCAAGCCATAAACAGTTTCAGTCGGAAAAGCAACTAACTCGCCAGCATTAATTAGTGTTGCTGCATCTTTTATTTGAGCCAATTTAAAAACTTTAGTCTCCACCATATGTATCTCCTTCATTCAAAAATTTTGTACTCGCACCATCCGCATTTGATCATTAATATCATGACGAGTTTCAACTATTGCATTTGGATAGTTAGCAGTAATGGCAGTTTTAATCGCGTGTTCTTGCCTGTAGCCTGTCTCACCAAATAACTGCCCATCCTTAGTTAAAACATGCTGTATTTGAGCAAATAACTTATCGTAAAATCCCATTCCTTGATGATCGGCAAACAAAGCTACATCTGGTTCATATTGCAGTACCTGTTCATCCATTGCATCAAGTTCCTGTTGCCCAATGTATGGCGGATTAGTCACAATCAAATCAAATTTAACTCCCACCAAATTTTCAAACAAATCACTTTGAACAAAATGAATATCTGCATTTAATCTTTGTGCATTTTGTGTTGCTACGCCAAGCGCCTCACTTGAAATATCACTAGCAGTAACATGCCAATTAGGACGTTCCAATTTAAGTGTAATTCCGATTACGCCACTGCCGGTTCCTAGATCCAGTACGCGCAATGGTTCGTCATTAGTAAATTCAGTTAAAACCCATTCCACCAATTCTTCCGTTTCACTTTCGGGAATCAGTACTGCTGGAGATACTGCAAAACCACGACCGTAAAATATTTCTTTACCAACAATATATTGTGCCGGTTCAAATTGCTTTAGTCTGGCTATATCATCTTGAAATAATTGCCATTCTGATGCTTGCATTCTTTTAGAGTAATGTAACAACAACTCGGTCGTCGTCCAATTATGACGCATCATTAGAATGAATCGTGGTGCACTTTGATCGACTGATTCTTCAACTAGATGAGAAGAAGCCCAATTAAGGGCTTCTCGATAGGTTGGATTATTCATCACGCAACTGCTCCATTTTTTCAGTTTGATCGGCAATCACTAATGCGTCAATAATTTCATCTAATTCACCATTCATAATGCGGTCAAGTTTATTCAAAGTTAACCCGATACGGTGATCAGTAACCCTATTTTGTGGATAATTATAGGTCCGAATTCGCTCTGAGCGATCACCAGTCCCGACAGCCGATTTACGTTGTTGATCGTACTCACTTTGCTCTTTTTGTTGATAGTAATCGTAGACACGGGCCCGTAAGATCTTCATGGCCTTAGCGCGATTTTGCTGTTGTGACCGTTCATCTTGCATGGCCACCACAATACCAGTTGGTAAGTGGGTCATTCGGACGGCTGAAGATGTTTTATTAATATGTTGTCCACCAGCACCAGAAGAACGATAGACATCAGTCCGAATATCCTTTGCATCAATATCAATATCAACATC
This window encodes:
- a CDS encoding ISLre2 family transposase; its protein translation is MFILADFIDSLNNLDSLFDLEEQVIRCLREMFQEIVSKYLIQLDETLVSQIPSDHTFINRQPRTINFMFGAVSFERRCYRKTDGTNYFPLDTHLKLASRKRFSPYFKSVVSKIGQMTTMRNTADMINLASQTDISAWAVDKIVREMADIVAVEEETLDKEIVHRKKVDNLVIEGDAFEVRERGKQRVSVHHYKVYESTNAGPVNKREFVETNHLKARKQVCDYLEAHYKLSEMVVFLASDAGPGYDPISMRELVPGAKKVEYVIDRYHFIRKFEQTIGLQNPLSRKATAAIRGHNLNQLAAILDTFESQITIGKDSEKLTKLRHYLSRNWKYIKRPKDRGYKYMGKLGSAESSHRAFTYRLKKQGKSWSKEGLQAMLVLILARVNSHLNQDLSSGLRRLRELKIEVSLESIKSIRFTDLNRKIRSHHIGVKIGNITVDSSTSSPIGAMAKAYSR
- a CDS encoding YibE/F family protein, whose translation is MSTISALGLVLLILMVLVGGKQGWKAFLSLILNFGFLFMAVILMAFHLPPLAVTLITGVIILAITIFMGEDDLLTSQTAFYASLIVLVILVLLIIPVEHLAMVQGFGEEDSDDLEGMSILIGINFLKIAVTTTVLSTLGAIAEAAMAIAAGLDEIIQQHPKTTAKELFNNGISVGKKIIGTTFNTLFFGFFGGFLALFIWFSGLHYSFGEIMNNKIFVAELIMVLVSFVGVILTVPITAFVMGKRQQLV
- a CDS encoding YibE/F family protein, giving the protein MVQKNKHTIWLAVGLVILGILMMVFVTHNQTFYRQPLAQVITVNNGAKQKQKDNFDNVDHLTNQTLEVKLLNGKFKNREFKLTNQFSDSGGLDQQYRKGDQIFVNLQQNKHHQLSGTIKDYKRDDVLAFLFWLVLALLLLIMRKQGSLAFLSVLLNGVVFFIAIQIDLSLQGNHIMLIFGVLSFVFAIMTLLLVLGPTRQMLATLGATILGTSVAMLISLAVFSWTKERGMYYESMQYVTQVPRPLFLAETLLGSLGAVMDESTDIVATLFELKSLDPDISSTKLFLSGRKVGQTIMGPLVNVLFMIFMADTFTSTLLYIKNGNSWGYTFAMNMSLGTVQSLISGIGIVLAIPVASGLAGLLLGKRVKA
- the upp gene encoding uracil phosphoribosyltransferase — its product is MGKFEVLDHPLIQHKLTLIRDKKIGTKIFRETVNEISTLMAYEVSRDMPLEDVTVETPMATTVKKQLAGKKVAIIPILRAGLGMVDGILELIPAAKVGHIGMYRDETTLKPHEYFVKLPSDIDQRQLLVVDPMLATGGSAIMAIDALKKRGATNIKFVCLVAAPEGVKALQTKYPDVDIYTASLDEKLNEDGYIIPGLGDAGDRLFGTK
- the glyA gene encoding serine hydroxymethyltransferase: MNYGKKDPVLWQSIKSEENRQADTIELIASENIVSDAVQAAQGSVLTNKYAEGYPGKRYYGGCQFIDQVEQLAIDHAKELFNAEYANVQPHSGSQANMAVYQAFIKPGDTILGMGLDAGGHLTHGSPVNFSGKFYRTEGYGLNSETQMLDYAAILKQAKEVKPQIIVAGASAYSRIIDWQKFRSIADEVGAYLMVDMAHIAGLVATGLHPSPVGIADVVTTTTHKTLRGPRGGLILSQTKYAKKVNSAVFPGTQGGPLEHVIAGKAQAFYEDLQPEFTEYSKQVIENAKAMAEVFNESKHVHVVSGGTDNHLMTIDISDTDLNGKQLQNLLDSVNITANKESIPNEPLSPFITSGLRIGTPAITSRGFNTDDSKKVARLILQVIEHGQDEQELKAVAKQVHELTNTHPIK
- a CDS encoding L-threonylcarbamoyladenylate synthase translates to METKVFKLAQIKDAATLINAGELVAFPTETVYGLGADATNEQAVKKVYAAKGRPSDNPLIVHVASIETVEKYAAFISDAAYRLMKQFWPGSLTMIFKLKPNAFSKTVTGGLETAAFRFPDNQATLNLINISGKPLVGPSANTSGKPSPTTANHVYHDLNGKIAGILDDGPTRVGVESTVLDMSTDEPVILRPGAVTKEQIENVIGLIETNHHKVGKDETPKAPGMKYKHYAPKAQVYLVDQGDWEAAIKWANKQSFAVGVLAETQLIHEFNLGANITSYSLGTGVQEASANLFAGLRQFDDMETIKVILAQTFAANGLGTAYMNRVNKSAGGEHFEVEQD
- the prmC gene encoding peptide chain release factor N(5)-glutamine methyltransferase, which gives rise to MNNPTYREALNWASSHLVEESVDQSAPRFILMMRHNWTTTELLLHYSKRMQASEWQLFQDDIARLKQFEPAQYIVGKEIFYGRGFAVSPAVLIPESETEELVEWVLTEFTNDEPLRVLDLGTGSGVIGITLKLERPNWHVTASDISSEALGVATQNAQRLNADIHFVQSDLFENLVGVKFDLIVTNPPYIGQQELDAMDEQVLQYEPDVALFADHQGMGFYDKLFAQIQHVLTKDGQLFGETGYRQEHAIKTAITANYPNAIVETRHDINDQMRMVRVQNF